A section of the Citrus sinensis cultivar Valencia sweet orange chromosome 8, DVS_A1.0, whole genome shotgun sequence genome encodes:
- the LOC102629716 gene encoding L-ascorbate peroxidase 1, cytosolic isoform X3 produces the protein MTKNYPTVSEDYKKAVEKCKRKLRGFIAEKNCAPLMLRIAWHSAGTYDVKTKTGGPFGTMRLAAEQAHSANNGLDIAVRLLEPFKEQFPTISYADLYQLAGVVGVEVTGGPDIPFHPGRDDKAEPPQEGRLPDAKQGNDHLRQVFGAQMGLSDKDIVALSGGHTLGRCHKERELLTGEKDGLLQLPSDKALLDDPVFRPLVEKYAADEDAFFADYAEAHLKLSELGFAEA, from the exons ATGACGAAGAATTACCCCACTGTTAGCGAGGATTACAAGAAGGCCGTGGAGAAATGCAAGAGGAAGCTCAGAGGCTTCATCGCTGAGAAGAACTGCGCTCCACTCATGCTCCGTATCGC GTGGCACTCAGCTGGTACATATGATGTGAAGACCAAGACCGGAGGTCCATTCGGAACCATGAGGCTCGCTGCTGAGCAGGCACACTCAGCCAACAACGGCCTCGATATTGCCGTTAGGCTTTTGGAGCCGTTCAAGGAGCAGTTCCCTACCATCTCCTACGCTGACCTTTATCAG CTTGCTGGTGTTGTTGGCGTTGAGGTTACCGGTGGGCCCGATATCCCCTTCCACCCTGGAAGAGAt GACAAGGCTGAGCCACCTCAAGAAGGCCGGCTTCCTGATGCTAAACAgg GTAATGATCACTTGAGGCAAGTCTTTGGTGCTCAGATGGGCCTCAGCGACAAGGATATTGTTGCTCTCTCTGGTGGCCACACCCTG GGAAGGTGCCACAAGGAGAG GGAGCTCTTGACTGGTGAGAAGGATGGTCTTCTGCAATTGCCATCCGACAAGGCCCTTCTGGATGACCCTGTTTTCCGCCCTCTTGTTGAGAAATATGCTGCG GATGAGGACGCTTTCTTCGCTGATTATGCTGAGGCTCATCTCAAGCTCTCTGAGCTAGG ATTTGCTGAAGCCTAA
- the LOC102629716 gene encoding L-ascorbate peroxidase, cytosolic isoform X1: protein MTKNYPTVSEDYKKAVEKCKRKLRGFIAEKNCAPLMLRIAWHSAGTYDVKTKTGGPFGTMRLAAEQAHSANNGLDIAVRLLEPFKEQFPTISYADLYQLAGVVGVEVTGGPDIPFHPGRDDKAEPPQEGRLPDAKQGNDHLRQVFGAQMGLSDKDIVALSGGHTLGRCHKERSGFEGPWTRNPLIFDNSYFTYVSLVSLPDMELLTGEKDGLLQLPSDKALLDDPVFRPLVEKYAADEDAFFADYAEAHLKLSELGFAEA from the exons ATGACGAAGAATTACCCCACTGTTAGCGAGGATTACAAGAAGGCCGTGGAGAAATGCAAGAGGAAGCTCAGAGGCTTCATCGCTGAGAAGAACTGCGCTCCACTCATGCTCCGTATCGC GTGGCACTCAGCTGGTACATATGATGTGAAGACCAAGACCGGAGGTCCATTCGGAACCATGAGGCTCGCTGCTGAGCAGGCACACTCAGCCAACAACGGCCTCGATATTGCCGTTAGGCTTTTGGAGCCGTTCAAGGAGCAGTTCCCTACCATCTCCTACGCTGACCTTTATCAG CTTGCTGGTGTTGTTGGCGTTGAGGTTACCGGTGGGCCCGATATCCCCTTCCACCCTGGAAGAGAt GACAAGGCTGAGCCACCTCAAGAAGGCCGGCTTCCTGATGCTAAACAgg GTAATGATCACTTGAGGCAAGTCTTTGGTGCTCAGATGGGCCTCAGCGACAAGGATATTGTTGCTCTCTCTGGTGGCCACACCCTG GGAAGGTGCCACAAGGAGAGGTCTGGATTTGAGGGACCATGGACCCGCAACCCTCTCATTTTTGACAATTCCTACTTCACGTATGTGTCACTGGTCTCTTTGCCTGACAT GGAGCTCTTGACTGGTGAGAAGGATGGTCTTCTGCAATTGCCATCCGACAAGGCCCTTCTGGATGACCCTGTTTTCCGCCCTCTTGTTGAGAAATATGCTGCG GATGAGGACGCTTTCTTCGCTGATTATGCTGAGGCTCATCTCAAGCTCTCTGAGCTAGG ATTTGCTGAAGCCTAA
- the LOC102629716 gene encoding L-ascorbate peroxidase 1, cytosolic isoform X4 — protein sequence MTKNYPTVSEDYKKAVEKCKRKLRGFIAEKNCAPLMLRIAWHSAGTYDVKTKTGGPFGTMRLAAEQAHSANNGLDIAVRLLEPFKEQFPTISYADLYQLAGVVGVEVTGGPDIPFHPGRDDKAEPPQEGRLPDAKQGNDHLRQVFGAQMGLSDKDIVALSGGHTLGRCHKERSGFEGPWTRNPLIFDNSYFTYVSLVSLPDMFGSS from the exons ATGACGAAGAATTACCCCACTGTTAGCGAGGATTACAAGAAGGCCGTGGAGAAATGCAAGAGGAAGCTCAGAGGCTTCATCGCTGAGAAGAACTGCGCTCCACTCATGCTCCGTATCGC GTGGCACTCAGCTGGTACATATGATGTGAAGACCAAGACCGGAGGTCCATTCGGAACCATGAGGCTCGCTGCTGAGCAGGCACACTCAGCCAACAACGGCCTCGATATTGCCGTTAGGCTTTTGGAGCCGTTCAAGGAGCAGTTCCCTACCATCTCCTACGCTGACCTTTATCAG CTTGCTGGTGTTGTTGGCGTTGAGGTTACCGGTGGGCCCGATATCCCCTTCCACCCTGGAAGAGAt GACAAGGCTGAGCCACCTCAAGAAGGCCGGCTTCCTGATGCTAAACAgg GTAATGATCACTTGAGGCAAGTCTTTGGTGCTCAGATGGGCCTCAGCGACAAGGATATTGTTGCTCTCTCTGGTGGCCACACCCTG GGAAGGTGCCACAAGGAGAGGTCTGGATTTGAGGGACCATGGACCCGCAACCCTCTCATTTTTGACAATTCCTACTTCACGTATGTGTCACTGGTCTCTTTGCCTGACATGTTCG GGAGCTCTTGA
- the LOC102629716 gene encoding L-ascorbate peroxidase, cytosolic isoform X2, with the protein MTKNYPTVSEDYKKAVEKCKRKLRGFIAEKNCAPLMLRIAWHSAGTYDVKTKTGGPFGTMRLAAEQAHSANNGLDIAVRLLEPFKEQFPTISYADLYQLAGVVGVEVTGGPDIPFHPGRDDKAEPPQEGRLPDAKQGNDHLRQVFGAQMGLSDKDIVALSGGHTLGRCHKERSGFEGPWTRNPLIFDNSYFTELLTGEKDGLLQLPSDKALLDDPVFRPLVEKYAADEDAFFADYAEAHLKLSELGFAEA; encoded by the exons ATGACGAAGAATTACCCCACTGTTAGCGAGGATTACAAGAAGGCCGTGGAGAAATGCAAGAGGAAGCTCAGAGGCTTCATCGCTGAGAAGAACTGCGCTCCACTCATGCTCCGTATCGC GTGGCACTCAGCTGGTACATATGATGTGAAGACCAAGACCGGAGGTCCATTCGGAACCATGAGGCTCGCTGCTGAGCAGGCACACTCAGCCAACAACGGCCTCGATATTGCCGTTAGGCTTTTGGAGCCGTTCAAGGAGCAGTTCCCTACCATCTCCTACGCTGACCTTTATCAG CTTGCTGGTGTTGTTGGCGTTGAGGTTACCGGTGGGCCCGATATCCCCTTCCACCCTGGAAGAGAt GACAAGGCTGAGCCACCTCAAGAAGGCCGGCTTCCTGATGCTAAACAgg GTAATGATCACTTGAGGCAAGTCTTTGGTGCTCAGATGGGCCTCAGCGACAAGGATATTGTTGCTCTCTCTGGTGGCCACACCCTG GGAAGGTGCCACAAGGAGAGGTCTGGATTTGAGGGACCATGGACCCGCAACCCTCTCATTTTTGACAATTCCTACTTCAC GGAGCTCTTGACTGGTGAGAAGGATGGTCTTCTGCAATTGCCATCCGACAAGGCCCTTCTGGATGACCCTGTTTTCCGCCCTCTTGTTGAGAAATATGCTGCG GATGAGGACGCTTTCTTCGCTGATTATGCTGAGGCTCATCTCAAGCTCTCTGAGCTAGG ATTTGCTGAAGCCTAA